A single Bacillus mesophilus DNA region contains:
- a CDS encoding 3-hydroxybutyryl-CoA dehydrogenase, producing the protein MNVQKIMVIGAGQMGSGIAQVCAMAGYDVILHDLKEEFVDKGMGVIQKNLSRQVDKGRLTEADVEAILNRLSRSSDLSNAKEVDLVIEAAIENMEIKTKLFAELDQLAPKHAILATNTSSLPITEIAAATTRPEQVIGMHFMNPVPVMKLVEIIRGLATADEVYETIEAITNKLGKVPVEVNDFPGFVSNRILMPMINEAIYTVYEGVATPEAVDEVMKLGMNHPMGPLTLADFIGLDTCLYIMETLHEGFGDDKYRPCPLLRKYVKAGWLGKKTGRGFYTY; encoded by the coding sequence ATGAATGTACAAAAAATCATGGTTATTGGAGCTGGACAAATGGGCTCAGGAATTGCTCAGGTTTGCGCAATGGCTGGTTATGATGTGATCTTACATGATCTTAAGGAAGAGTTTGTTGATAAGGGAATGGGTGTAATCCAGAAAAATTTATCTCGTCAAGTAGATAAGGGAAGGCTGACAGAGGCAGATGTAGAGGCGATCTTAAATAGGCTTTCCCGTTCTTCGGACCTTTCAAATGCTAAGGAAGTTGACCTAGTCATTGAAGCGGCCATCGAGAACATGGAGATCAAAACAAAGCTATTTGCTGAGTTAGATCAACTTGCTCCTAAGCATGCAATTTTAGCAACTAATACTTCATCATTGCCAATCACAGAGATTGCAGCTGCTACGACTCGTCCTGAGCAAGTTATCGGGATGCATTTTATGAACCCTGTGCCGGTGATGAAGCTTGTTGAGATCATTAGAGGGTTAGCAACAGCAGATGAAGTATATGAAACGATTGAAGCTATAACCAACAAGTTGGGTAAGGTTCCAGTTGAGGTTAACGATTTCCCAGGCTTTGTTTCAAACCGAATTCTGATGCCGATGATTAACGAGGCGATCTACACGGTATATGAAGGGGTAGCAACTCCTGAAGCTGTAGATGAGGTGATGAAGCTAGGAATGAACCACCCAATGGGGCCATTAACATTAGCTGATTTTATTGGATTAGATACTTGTTTATATATTATGGAGACTTTACATGAAGGATTTGGAGATGACAAATATAGACCATGTCCATTACTTCGTAAATACGTAAAAGCAGGCTGGTTAGGTAAAAAAACAGGTCGAGGTTTTTACACTTATTAG
- a CDS encoding acetyl-CoA C-acetyltransferase, whose amino-acid sequence MGRTVILSGVRTPFGKFGGGLSSFSASELGGFAIKEALNRAKVDTEVVQEVIMGSVLQGGQGQLPSRQASRNAGLPWNVKTETINKVCASGMRSVTLADQMIRLGDEEVIVAGGMESMSNAPYILPKARWGLRMGDAAVTDLMVHDGLTCSFEGVHMGEYGNGVATEMDLAREDQDSWAFRSHQLAMQAIESGRLADEIVPVTVPVRKGDPIVITNDEAPRKETSIEALSKLKPVFGAAGSITAGNAPGINDGAAALVLMSEERANKEGREPLATIIGHTAIAVEAKDFPKTPGLVINELLKKTGKTLEEIDLFEVNEAFAAVALASKEIAGLDPDKVNVNGGAVALGHPIGASGARIIITLAHELKRRGGGIGIASICSGGGQGDAIMIEVK is encoded by the coding sequence ATGGGTAGAACGGTAATTTTAAGTGGTGTTCGTACACCTTTTGGTAAATTCGGAGGAGGGCTTAGCTCATTTTCTGCATCAGAGCTTGGTGGGTTTGCAATTAAGGAAGCATTAAATAGAGCAAAGGTTGATACTGAAGTGGTTCAAGAGGTGATCATGGGCTCGGTTTTACAAGGAGGGCAAGGGCAGCTACCTTCTAGGCAAGCATCTAGAAACGCTGGTTTACCTTGGAATGTTAAAACTGAAACGATTAATAAGGTATGTGCTTCTGGAATGCGTAGTGTGACATTAGCAGATCAGATGATTCGTCTTGGTGATGAAGAGGTAATAGTGGCAGGTGGAATGGAATCGATGAGCAATGCCCCATACATACTACCAAAAGCACGCTGGGGACTTCGAATGGGTGATGCTGCGGTAACGGATTTAATGGTACATGACGGGTTAACCTGCTCATTTGAGGGTGTTCATATGGGCGAGTATGGGAATGGGGTAGCAACTGAAATGGATCTAGCTCGAGAGGACCAGGATTCTTGGGCATTTCGTAGCCATCAATTAGCCATGCAAGCCATAGAGTCGGGAAGGTTAGCTGACGAAATCGTGCCAGTGACAGTACCGGTTCGTAAGGGAGATCCGATTGTGATAACGAACGATGAAGCTCCACGTAAGGAAACTTCGATCGAGGCATTAAGCAAGCTTAAACCAGTATTTGGGGCAGCTGGTAGTATCACAGCCGGAAATGCACCGGGAATCAATGATGGAGCAGCAGCTCTTGTTTTAATGAGTGAAGAAAGAGCCAATAAAGAAGGCAGAGAACCACTCGCAACCATTATTGGTCATACAGCCATTGCTGTGGAAGCAAAGGACTTCCCTAAAACACCAGGCCTTGTCATAAATGAACTATTAAAGAAAACAGGCAAAACATTAGAAGAAATCGACTTATTTGAGGTAAACGAAGCGTTTGCAGCTGTAGCATTAGCAAGTAAAGAAATAGCAGGACTTGATCCAGACAAAGTAAACGTAAACGGTGGAGCCGTAGCTCTAGGACATCCAATTGGTGCAAGCGGAGCAAGAATTATCATAACCCTCGCACACGAGCTAAAGCGTAGAGGTGGTGGAATCGGAATCGCATCAATCTGCAGCGGCGGAGGCCAAGGCGACGCTATCATGATTGAAGTAAAATAG
- a CDS encoding acyl-CoA dehydrogenase, producing the protein MQFRLSEEHEMIRKMVRDFAKNEVAPTAAERDEEERFDREIFDKMAELGLTGIPWPEQYGGIGSDYLAYVIAVEELSRVCASTGVTLSAHTSLAGWPLFKFGTEEQKQKYLRPMAEGKSIGAYGLTEPYAGSDAGGMRTNARKDGDDYIINGSKIFITNGGVADFYVVFALTNPEEGTRGTTAFIVEKDFPGFSVGKKEAKLGIRSSPTTEIIFEDCRVPAENVLGEVGKGFKVAMMTLDGGRNGIAAQAVGIAQGALDAAVEYAKERKQFGKPIIEQQGIAFKLADMATSIEAARLLTYQAAWLESEGLPYGKESAMSKLLAGDAAMKVTTEAVQVFGGYGYTKDYPVERFMRDAKITQIYEGTQEIQRLVISRMLAK; encoded by the coding sequence ATGCAATTTAGACTTTCAGAAGAGCATGAGATGATTAGAAAGATGGTACGTGATTTTGCGAAAAATGAGGTGGCTCCTACTGCTGCTGAGCGTGATGAAGAGGAACGTTTTGATCGTGAGATTTTTGATAAGATGGCGGAGCTTGGTTTAACAGGTATTCCTTGGCCAGAGCAGTATGGTGGAATTGGTAGTGACTATTTAGCATACGTTATTGCGGTTGAGGAGTTATCTCGTGTGTGTGCTTCTACTGGTGTAACGTTATCTGCGCATACGTCTTTAGCTGGATGGCCTTTATTTAAGTTTGGTACAGAAGAGCAAAAGCAGAAATATTTACGTCCGATGGCTGAAGGAAAGTCAATTGGTGCTTACGGATTAACAGAGCCATATGCTGGATCAGATGCTGGTGGAATGAGAACCAATGCCCGCAAGGACGGGGATGACTATATTATCAATGGTTCAAAAATCTTTATTACAAACGGTGGAGTGGCTGATTTTTACGTAGTCTTTGCTCTTACTAATCCAGAGGAAGGTACTCGTGGTACAACTGCGTTTATCGTGGAAAAGGACTTCCCAGGATTTTCAGTTGGGAAAAAGGAAGCTAAGCTAGGTATTCGTTCTTCACCAACAACCGAAATTATTTTTGAAGATTGCCGAGTTCCAGCTGAAAATGTTCTTGGTGAAGTGGGCAAAGGCTTTAAAGTTGCGATGATGACACTTGATGGTGGTCGTAACGGAATTGCTGCTCAAGCAGTAGGAATTGCACAAGGTGCGCTAGACGCAGCTGTTGAATATGCAAAAGAGCGTAAGCAATTTGGAAAGCCAATTATCGAGCAGCAAGGAATTGCGTTTAAGCTTGCAGATATGGCAACAAGCATTGAGGCTGCTAGACTATTAACCTACCAAGCTGCTTGGTTAGAATCTGAGGGTCTTCCTTATGGAAAAGAGTCAGCAATGTCTAAGCTTTTAGCTGGAGATGCAGCGATGAAGGTAACAACCGAAGCAGTTCAGGTATTTGGTGGTTATGGTTATACAAAGGACTATCCAGTAGAACGTTTTATGCGTGATGCAAAAATCACTCAAATTTACGAAGGAACACAAGAAATCCAACGCTTAGTCATTTCAAGAATGCTAGCAAAATAG
- a CDS encoding TetR/AcrR family transcriptional regulator — protein MTNQNVHASVKDERLIEIRRDQMITGAVSLFKEKGFHRTTTREIAKAAGFSIGTLYEYIRQKEDVLYLVCDRIYDQVRERLNEDIDPNQGSIENLKKAISNYFIVMDEMQDEVLVMYQEAKSLTKDALPYVLKKELEMVEMFESILSSCVENGEIVLSDHERKLISHNIFVQGQMWGFRRWVLQSLYTLEEYTNLQIQNLLQGIHSK, from the coding sequence ATGACGAATCAGAACGTTCATGCATCTGTTAAAGATGAACGTTTAATTGAAATCAGAAGAGATCAGATGATTACAGGTGCTGTTTCATTGTTTAAAGAAAAGGGATTCCACCGCACAACTACAAGAGAAATAGCCAAGGCAGCGGGCTTTAGCATTGGAACACTCTATGAATATATACGACAAAAAGAGGATGTCCTTTATTTAGTATGTGACCGGATTTATGATCAAGTACGCGAGCGTCTTAACGAGGATATTGATCCTAATCAAGGAAGTATCGAAAACCTCAAAAAGGCTATATCCAACTACTTTATTGTGATGGATGAAATGCAGGACGAAGTACTTGTTATGTATCAGGAGGCAAAGTCACTTACGAAGGACGCCCTTCCTTATGTCTTAAAAAAAGAACTAGAAATGGTTGAAATGTTCGAATCTATTCTTTCAAGCTGTGTAGAAAATGGAGAAATCGTTCTGTCAGATCATGAGAGAAAATTGATTTCTCACAATATCTTTGTTCAGGGACAAATGTGGGGATTTAGAAGATGGGTCCTTCAGAGCTTATATACATTGGAAGAATACACAAATCTACAGATCCAGAACCTGTTACAAGGAATTCATTCAAAATAG
- the rpoE gene encoding DNA-directed RNA polymerase subunit delta produces MSLANYSQEQIKQLSMIELAYEIMVAKKQAIAFKDLVSEIAKLLELTDEEVRKRMSQFYTDLNIDGRFIAVGENRWGMRSWYPYDQIEEEVVPVAKPKKKRKAAAEDEDEIELDDFDEIDEEDYDELDDLDEIEDEEEDDLLDDDDDDDDDDDDLDDDLLDEDDDYDLDEDLDEDEELEEDEDLDVLDDEDEEDK; encoded by the coding sequence TTGAGTTTAGCAAATTACTCACAGGAGCAAATTAAGCAGTTATCAATGATTGAACTAGCTTATGAAATCATGGTAGCCAAAAAGCAGGCTATTGCATTTAAAGATTTAGTATCAGAAATCGCAAAGCTTCTAGAGCTAACAGATGAAGAAGTAAGAAAACGTATGTCGCAATTTTATACCGACTTAAATATAGATGGACGCTTTATTGCAGTTGGTGAGAATCGCTGGGGCATGAGAAGCTGGTATCCTTATGACCAGATTGAAGAAGAGGTTGTTCCAGTTGCCAAGCCTAAGAAGAAACGTAAGGCTGCTGCGGAAGATGAAGATGAGATTGAACTAGATGACTTCGACGAAATAGATGAAGAAGATTATGATGAGCTTGATGACCTCGATGAAATTGAAGACGAGGAAGAAGATGATCTTTTAGACGATGATGACGATGACGACGATGATGATGACGATCTAGATGATGATCTGCTAGATGAAGATGATGATTATGATCTTGACGAGGATCTTGATGAAGACGAAGAACTAGAAGAAGATGAAGACTTAGATGTGCTAGATGATGAGGACGAGGAAGATAAATAA
- a CDS encoding CTP synthase, translating to MTKYIFVTGGVVSSLGKGITAASLGRLLKNRGLNVTIQKFDPYINVDPGTMSPYQHGEVFVTDDGAETDLDLGHYERFIDINLSKYSNVTTGKIYSTVLRKERRGDYLGGTVQVIPHITNEIKERVFRAGRETNADVVITEIGGTVGDIESLPFLEAIRQIKSDIGRDNVMYIHCTLVPYIKAAGELKTKPTQHSVKELRSLGIQPTVIVVRAEMPISQDMKDKIALFCDIDPKAVIEAIDADTLYSVPLALQAQGLDQITCDHLKLTCKEPDMTEWEELVNKVTHLSKKTRIGLVGKYVELQDAYISVVEALRHAGYTFDSDIEVKWINAEEVNSQNVNELLHDVDGILVPGGFGDRGIEGKISAIQYARENKVPFLGICLGMQLASIEYARNVLGLRGAHSAEIDPNTPYPIIDLLPEQKDVEDLGGTLRLGLQPCKLNEETHAFTAYQDEVIYERHRHRYEFNNQYRQQMEEAGFVFSGTSPDGRLVEIIEIKDHPWFVASQFHPEFISRPTRPQPLFRDFVQASLQRQEG from the coding sequence ATGACAAAGTATATTTTTGTAACAGGTGGCGTTGTGTCATCATTAGGTAAAGGAATTACAGCCGCTTCCTTAGGACGATTATTAAAAAATCGTGGATTAAATGTAACGATTCAAAAGTTTGATCCATATATAAATGTCGATCCTGGAACGATGAGTCCGTATCAGCATGGAGAGGTTTTTGTAACAGATGATGGTGCAGAAACTGACCTTGACTTAGGACATTATGAAAGATTTATTGATATTAACTTAAGTAAGTATTCCAATGTGACAACAGGGAAAATTTACTCAACAGTTTTAAGAAAAGAGCGTCGTGGTGATTACTTAGGTGGAACGGTTCAGGTTATCCCTCACATTACCAATGAAATAAAAGAAAGAGTATTTCGTGCCGGCCGTGAAACAAATGCTGATGTAGTAATCACTGAAATTGGTGGAACTGTAGGAGACATAGAATCTCTACCTTTCCTAGAAGCAATTCGCCAAATCAAAAGTGATATTGGCCGTGATAATGTCATGTACATTCACTGTACACTGGTTCCTTATATTAAGGCAGCGGGTGAGTTGAAAACAAAACCGACTCAGCACAGTGTTAAGGAATTACGTAGTTTAGGTATTCAGCCAACTGTGATCGTGGTTCGTGCGGAAATGCCAATTTCCCAGGATATGAAGGATAAGATTGCACTATTCTGTGATATTGACCCGAAAGCTGTTATTGAAGCAATTGATGCAGATACTCTTTACTCAGTTCCACTTGCTTTACAAGCTCAAGGGCTTGACCAAATTACATGTGATCATTTAAAGCTTACGTGTAAGGAGCCAGACATGACTGAGTGGGAAGAGCTTGTTAATAAAGTAACTCACCTATCAAAGAAAACTAGAATTGGCTTAGTTGGAAAATATGTTGAACTTCAGGATGCATACATCTCTGTAGTCGAAGCACTACGTCATGCTGGTTATACGTTTGATAGCGACATCGAAGTTAAATGGATCAATGCAGAGGAAGTTAACAGCCAAAATGTGAATGAACTCCTTCATGATGTCGATGGAATTCTAGTTCCAGGTGGCTTTGGAGATCGTGGTATTGAAGGAAAGATTTCAGCCATTCAATATGCTCGTGAAAACAAGGTGCCATTCCTAGGAATTTGTTTAGGAATGCAGCTAGCTTCAATTGAGTATGCGCGAAATGTACTCGGTTTAAGAGGCGCGCACTCAGCAGAAATTGATCCAAATACTCCATACCCAATTATTGATTTACTGCCAGAACAAAAGGATGTTGAGGATTTAGGAGGTACACTTCGTTTAGGTTTACAGCCTTGTAAGTTAAATGAGGAAACTCATGCCTTTACTGCATATCAAGATGAAGTGATCTATGAACGCCATCGTCATCGTTATGAGTTCAATAATCAGTACCGTCAACAAATGGAAGAGGCAGGCTTTGTGTTCTCGGGGACAAGCCCTGATGGACGTTTAGTTGAAATTATTGAAATCAAGGATCACCCTTGGTTCGTGGCATCTCAATTCCACCCAGAATTTATTTCACGTCCGACAAGACCACAGCCTTTATTCAGAGATTTCGTACAGGCATCTTTACAACGTCAAGAAGGATAA
- a CDS encoding acyl-CoA dehydrogenase: MNLRFTEEQEMMRKMVRDFAEGEIAPFVPRMEAGEFPRPIIKKMGELGLMGIPVPEQYGGAEMDFVSYIIAIHEISKVSATMGVILSVHTSVGTNPILYFGTEEQKQRFVPKLASGEYLGAFALTEPSSGSDAASLKTRAIKEGDFYILNGSKIFITNGGEADTYIVFARTNPEILGSKGVSAFIVEKDTPGFVVGKDEHKMGLYGSKTVELIFENAKIPKENLLGKEGEGFKVAMANLDVGRIGIAAQALGIAEAALDYSVDYAKERKQFGKPIIDQQGIGFKIAEMATNVEAAKLLIYRAAQLRLEGKSCSKEASMAKLFAAKVAVDNSIEAVQIFGGYGYTKEYPVERLFRDAKICEIYEGTSEIQRIVISKHL; encoded by the coding sequence ATGAATTTGAGGTTCACCGAAGAGCAAGAGATGATGAGAAAGATGGTTCGTGATTTTGCAGAGGGTGAGATTGCTCCTTTTGTTCCTAGAATGGAAGCTGGTGAGTTTCCACGTCCAATTATTAAGAAGATGGGCGAGCTTGGATTAATGGGTATTCCAGTACCGGAGCAATATGGCGGAGCTGAGATGGATTTTGTTTCGTATATTATTGCGATTCACGAGATTTCTAAGGTCAGTGCGACAATGGGTGTTATTTTATCAGTTCATACATCGGTTGGTACGAATCCAATCCTGTACTTTGGTACAGAAGAGCAGAAGCAGAGATTTGTTCCAAAGCTTGCTTCAGGTGAATACCTGGGTGCATTTGCTTTAACGGAGCCTAGTTCTGGATCAGATGCAGCAAGCTTAAAAACAAGAGCAATTAAAGAGGGAGACTTCTATATTCTTAATGGCTCAAAAATCTTCATCACTAATGGTGGAGAAGCTGACACATACATCGTCTTTGCAAGAACCAATCCTGAAATACTAGGTAGTAAAGGGGTTTCGGCATTTATTGTTGAGAAGGATACTCCTGGATTTGTGGTTGGAAAAGACGAACATAAAATGGGGCTATACGGATCTAAAACGGTTGAACTAATATTTGAAAATGCCAAGATTCCTAAAGAAAACCTTCTTGGAAAGGAAGGAGAGGGTTTCAAGGTTGCAATGGCGAATCTTGATGTTGGACGAATAGGAATAGCTGCACAAGCTCTAGGTATAGCAGAAGCAGCACTAGACTATTCAGTGGACTATGCTAAGGAACGAAAGCAGTTCGGGAAGCCAATCATCGATCAACAGGGAATTGGTTTTAAAATAGCAGAAATGGCTACAAACGTGGAAGCAGCAAAGCTCTTAATATACCGTGCTGCACAACTTCGCTTGGAAGGTAAGTCTTGTTCGAAGGAAGCATCGATGGCTAAGTTATTTGCAGCAAAAGTAGCTGTAGATAATTCAATCGAGGCAGTTCAAATTTTTGGGGGCTATGGCTATACAAAGGAATACCCGGTTGAACGGCTATTCCGTGATGCCAAGATCTGTGAAATATACGAAGGAACAAGTGAAATCCAACGTATTGTAATAAGCAAACATCTATAA
- the icmF gene encoding fused isobutyryl-CoA mutase/GTPase IcmF — protein MVEIYKPKHHIRFVTASSLFDGHDASINIMRRIIQATGGEVIHLGHNRSVEEVVSAAIQEDVQGIAISSYQGGHVEYFKYMYDLLKERNASHIRIYGGGGGVIVPREIKELHEYGIARIFSPEDGRKHGLQGMINNMLEECDFPTVTSLENELEGLQTGNIQAITRLITLAEGQVNAENKVTEIQQVLEKVKEIGKNVPVLGITGTGGAGKSSLTDELVRRFLNEIADIKIAVLSVDPTKQKTGGALLGDRIRMNAIFNPRVFMRSLATRGSKTELSLAIKDAISVVKAADFDLIIVETSGIGQGDAEIAEICDVSMYVMTSEFGAPSQLEKIDMIDYADLIVINKFERKGSEDAKNQVQKQYQRSHMLFETDLSHMPVYGTIASQFNDKGTNSLFAALVEVINTKCEKAWETNFVKDNVVEKQNVIIPNNRRYYLREISDTIRNYHKKSEEQVEAARKLFQIDGAVEALGQQEEHIKALKEVREKFEYKLSPESKKLLEAWPKVKENYSGTEFITKVRDKEFVTKLTTKSLSGLDIPKVALPKFADYGEILRWIYKENVPGAFPYTAGVFPFKREGEDPKRQFAGEGTPERTNRRFHYLSKDDTAKRLSTAFDSVTLYGEDPDYRPDIYGKVGESGVNICTLEDMKKLYDGFDLCAPSTSVSMTINGPAPIILAMFFNTAIHQQIEKREKELGRILTVEEYIEVKEWTLKTVRGTVQADILKEDQGQNTCIFSTEFALRMMGDIQQYFTDHAVRNYYSVSISGYHIAEAGANPISQLAFTLSNGFTYVEYYLSRGMNIDDFAPNLSFFFSNGLDPEYTVIGRVARRIWAVVMREKYGANERSQKLKYHVQTSGRSLHAQEIDFNDIRTTLQALMAIHDNCNSLHTNAYDEAITTPTEESVRRAMAIQMIITKEHGLTKNENPLQGSFIIEELTDLVEEAVLQEFDRINDRGGVLGAMETQYQRGKIQEESMYYEMKKHSGELPIIGVNTYLNPNPPSDEDLDNIELARASQEEKEQQIQNLRSFQDQHQEKLDEALNKLKEVAVSGGNIFEELLETVKVASLGQITRALYEVGGQYRRNM, from the coding sequence ATGGTCGAAATTTATAAACCTAAACACCATATTCGTTTTGTTACGGCATCAAGTCTTTTTGATGGTCATGATGCGTCCATAAATATTATGCGAAGAATTATTCAGGCTACTGGTGGAGAAGTCATCCATCTTGGTCATAATCGCTCAGTAGAAGAAGTGGTATCAGCTGCAATTCAAGAAGATGTACAAGGAATTGCCATCTCATCCTACCAAGGGGGACACGTTGAATATTTTAAATATATGTACGACCTTCTTAAGGAGCGAAACGCCTCTCATATTCGAATTTATGGCGGTGGTGGCGGAGTAATTGTGCCAAGAGAAATTAAGGAACTCCATGAATATGGAATTGCCCGAATCTTTTCACCAGAGGACGGGAGAAAGCATGGTCTTCAAGGAATGATCAACAACATGCTTGAAGAATGTGATTTCCCAACGGTAACCTCTCTAGAAAATGAGCTAGAAGGTTTACAGACAGGTAATATCCAAGCGATTACGAGATTAATTACCTTAGCAGAAGGTCAGGTTAATGCGGAAAATAAAGTAACCGAAATCCAACAGGTCTTAGAAAAAGTGAAAGAGATTGGAAAAAACGTACCTGTACTAGGAATTACCGGAACGGGTGGAGCAGGAAAAAGCTCACTTACTGATGAACTTGTTCGTCGCTTTTTAAATGAAATAGCTGATATTAAAATAGCTGTATTATCTGTTGATCCTACAAAGCAAAAAACAGGCGGAGCTCTTCTTGGGGACCGTATTCGTATGAATGCAATCTTCAATCCTCGTGTATTTATGAGAAGTCTAGCAACACGTGGGTCAAAAACAGAGCTTTCTTTAGCTATTAAAGATGCTATTTCCGTTGTGAAGGCTGCAGATTTTGATCTAATTATCGTTGAGACAAGTGGAATTGGTCAGGGTGATGCGGAGATCGCAGAAATTTGTGATGTCTCCATGTATGTAATGACAAGTGAGTTTGGTGCACCGTCTCAATTAGAGAAAATCGACATGATTGATTATGCAGATTTAATTGTCATCAACAAGTTTGAGCGTAAAGGTTCAGAGGATGCGAAAAATCAGGTGCAAAAGCAATACCAACGAAGTCATATGCTATTTGAAACAGATTTATCTCATATGCCGGTATATGGAACGATTGCTAGTCAATTTAATGACAAAGGGACGAACTCTCTTTTTGCCGCACTAGTAGAAGTAATTAATACAAAGTGTGAAAAGGCTTGGGAGACTAATTTTGTTAAAGATAATGTAGTAGAAAAGCAAAATGTCATTATTCCGAACAACCGTCGCTATTACTTACGAGAGATTTCTGATACGATTCGTAACTACCATAAAAAGTCAGAAGAACAGGTTGAAGCTGCTCGTAAGTTGTTTCAAATTGATGGGGCAGTTGAAGCGCTCGGTCAGCAAGAAGAGCATATAAAGGCTTTGAAGGAGGTAAGAGAGAAGTTTGAATATAAGCTTTCACCAGAATCTAAGAAGCTATTAGAAGCTTGGCCGAAAGTAAAGGAAAACTACTCGGGAACTGAGTTTATTACGAAGGTTCGTGATAAGGAATTTGTCACAAAACTTACGACAAAAAGCCTATCAGGTCTTGATATTCCTAAGGTTGCCTTGCCAAAGTTTGCAGATTACGGAGAAATTCTTCGCTGGATATACAAAGAAAATGTACCAGGTGCTTTCCCTTATACAGCCGGGGTATTTCCTTTTAAACGCGAAGGAGAAGATCCAAAACGTCAGTTTGCGGGCGAAGGTACACCAGAAAGAACGAATCGTCGCTTCCACTACTTATCTAAGGACGATACAGCAAAGCGTTTAAGTACAGCCTTTGACTCTGTTACCTTATATGGTGAGGATCCAGATTACCGCCCTGATATTTATGGAAAAGTTGGGGAAAGTGGAGTAAACATTTGTACATTAGAGGACATGAAAAAGCTGTATGACGGCTTTGACCTATGTGCACCTTCCACTTCAGTTTCGATGACCATTAATGGTCCTGCACCGATTATCTTAGCGATGTTCTTTAACACAGCGATTCACCAACAAATTGAAAAGCGTGAAAAAGAGCTTGGTCGAATTTTAACGGTGGAAGAGTATATTGAAGTAAAAGAATGGACGTTAAAAACTGTTCGTGGAACGGTTCAAGCTGACATTTTGAAAGAGGATCAAGGTCAAAATACTTGTATCTTCTCAACAGAATTTGCATTAAGAATGATGGGCGATATTCAGCAATACTTTACAGATCATGCTGTTAGAAACTATTACTCTGTTTCTATATCCGGTTATCATATTGCAGAAGCGGGTGCTAACCCTATCTCGCAGCTTGCATTCACTTTATCAAATGGATTTACCTATGTAGAGTATTACTTAAGTCGCGGCATGAATATTGACGACTTTGCACCAAATCTCTCTTTCTTCTTCTCAAATGGGTTAGATCCAGAGTATACAGTAATTGGAAGAGTGGCTCGAAGAATTTGGGCTGTTGTGATGAGAGAAAAGTATGGAGCTAACGAAAGAAGTCAAAAGCTAAAATATCATGTTCAAACGAGCGGTCGTTCTCTACATGCTCAGGAAATAGACTTTAATGATATTCGAACAACCTTACAAGCTTTAATGGCAATTCATGATAACTGTAATTCATTGCATACGAATGCCTATGATGAAGCAATTACAACGCCAACAGAAGAATCTGTTCGCCGAGCAATGGCCATTCAGATGATTATCACAAAGGAACATGGTCTAACGAAAAATGAAAATCCATTACAAGGATCGTTTATTATTGAAGAACTAACAGATTTAGTAGAAGAAGCAGTTCTACAGGAATTTGATAGAATCAATGATCGTGGTGGAGTACTGGGTGCTATGGAGACTCAATATCAGCGTGGAAAGATTCAAGAAGAGTCCATGTATTATGAAATGAAGAAGCACTCTGGGGAACTACCGATTATCGGAGTTAATACGTACTTAAATCCAAATCCGCCATCAGATGAGGATTTAGATAATATTGAGCTTGCCCGTGCTTCTCAAGAAGAAAAAGAGCAACAAATTCAAAATCTAAGAAGCTTCCAAGACCAACATCAAGAGAAGCTTGATGAAGCATTAAACAAACTTAAAGAAGTGGCTGTGTCTGGAGGAAACATTTTTGAAGAACTGTTAGAAACAGTAAAAGTTGCAAGTCTAGGGCAAATTACTAGAGCTTTGTATGAAGTAGGCGGACAATATAGAAGAAATATGTAA